In Moorella sp. Hama-1, a single genomic region encodes these proteins:
- a CDS encoding permease — translation MFTLLLYLLALGGLLISFGKDRHKTRLALMKGWKAFTNILPDFTVVLALIGIMLTYLSPHTIAALVGKNSGFPGMLASSIVGSITLIPGFVAFPLAKSLLDRGAGIMQMAVFVSTLMMVGIVTAPLESRYFGKKETILRNSLSYVFSFIVAIIIGMVVGA, via the coding sequence ATGTTTACCCTGCTTCTTTACCTGCTGGCCTTGGGCGGGCTGTTAATCTCTTTTGGGAAAGACCGCCATAAAACCCGGCTGGCTTTAATGAAAGGCTGGAAGGCCTTTACCAATATCTTACCCGACTTTACTGTCGTCCTGGCTCTGATAGGGATCATGTTGACTTACCTTTCACCCCATACCATTGCCGCCCTGGTGGGCAAAAATAGCGGCTTCCCGGGTATGCTGGCCAGCTCCATAGTCGGTTCCATCACCCTCATACCCGGGTTTGTCGCCTTTCCCCTGGCCAAATCTTTGCTGGACCGGGGCGCCGGTATCATGCAGATGGCCGTCTTTGTTTCGACCCTGATGATGGTGGGCATCGTCACCGCTCCCCTGGAAAGCAGGTATTTCGGTAAAAAAGAAACTATCCTCCGTAATTCTTTGAGCTATGTCTTTTCCTTTATCGTGGCTATTATCATCGGGATGGTGGTGGGAGCATGA
- a CDS encoding permease — protein MNLLNLVKTYRYFLLIILFDVVITVFHPSTGYTIFQYTAGNFAEMLSVIPPIFLLLGLLDVWVPRETIIRYLGEGSGVKGIVLSIVLGAAAAGPLYGAFPVAAVMAKKGTKYSNIIIFLCSWSTLKIPMFLFEMSALGIKFALTRWLVNIPGILVMAYIIDHVIGEENKAEFYRRQMANP, from the coding sequence ATGAACTTACTTAACTTAGTTAAAACTTACCGCTATTTTTTATTAATCATCCTCTTTGATGTGGTAATAACCGTCTTCCATCCCAGCACCGGCTATACGATTTTCCAATACACCGCTGGTAACTTTGCCGAGATGCTCTCCGTTATCCCGCCGATTTTTCTCCTCCTGGGCCTCTTAGATGTCTGGGTACCGCGGGAAACGATTATCCGCTACCTGGGCGAAGGCTCCGGGGTGAAGGGCATTGTTTTAAGCATAGTCCTGGGGGCGGCCGCTGCCGGACCCCTTTACGGCGCCTTCCCCGTAGCCGCCGTCATGGCGAAGAAAGGCACCAAATACAGCAACATTATTATTTTCCTCTGTTCCTGGTCCACCTTAAAAATCCCCATGTTCCTGTTTGAAATGTCAGCCCTGGGCATAAAGTTTGCCCTGACCCGCTGGCTGGTCAATATCCCCGGTATCCTGGTCATGGCTTATATTATCGACCACGTCATAGGGGAGGAAAACAAAGCGGAATTCTACCGGCGGCAGATGGCTAACCCTTAA
- a CDS encoding (Fe-S)-binding protein — MIKNAVYNHYGKNLTFMKEFRLITLYPRKLTMAKAVNMTDALQVLDWLKDLINDTHRRQKEIPPSFTKKERPTALKIYKWLPGTNCRRCGQLTCLAFAARLLSGENALADCPPLAEAENSERFNALQGMLG, encoded by the coding sequence GTGATTAAAAATGCCGTATATAACCATTACGGCAAAAACCTGACCTTTATGAAAGAATTCCGCTTAATTACCCTTTACCCCCGCAAGCTTACCATGGCCAAGGCCGTCAATATGACGGACGCCCTCCAGGTGCTGGATTGGCTCAAGGATTTAATCAACGATACCCACCGGCGGCAAAAGGAAATCCCGCCTTCATTCACCAAAAAGGAGAGGCCCACAGCGCTCAAAATATATAAATGGCTGCCCGGGACCAACTGCCGCCGGTGCGGCCAGTTGACCTGCCTGGCCTTTGCCGCCAGGTTGCTGAGCGGTGAAAACGCCCTGGCGGATTGCCCGCCCCTTGCAGAAGCGGAAAATAGCGAACGGTTCAACGCCCTGCAGGGGATGCTGGGGTAA
- a CDS encoding putative zinc-binding protein encodes MNEEGKLSIGLISCSGEACPGGTISRLATQKVLRSIRPGYHFVTICLPLFMAGGEEERNFARDYPTITIDGCEKCCALKATEALSGPVSGKVVVTDLVAGERLGEGTLATRELTTEQKAMVDQVAAAILEQVDKINREG; translated from the coding sequence ATGAACGAAGAAGGAAAATTATCCATCGGCCTGATTTCCTGCAGCGGCGAGGCCTGCCCCGGGGGGACCATTTCCCGCCTGGCCACCCAGAAGGTGCTGCGGTCCATCAGGCCGGGCTATCATTTCGTAACTATTTGCCTGCCCCTGTTTATGGCCGGCGGCGAAGAAGAGCGGAACTTCGCCCGCGATTATCCCACGATAACCATCGACGGGTGCGAAAAATGTTGCGCTTTAAAAGCCACTGAGGCCCTGAGCGGGCCGGTCAGCGGTAAAGTAGTGGTGACCGACCTTGTTGCCGGGGAAAGGCTCGGTGAGGGGACGTTAGCTACGCGGGAACTTACCACAGAGCAAAAGGCCATGGTCGACCAGGTAGCGGCAGCTATCCTGGAGCAGGTCGATAAAATTAACCGGGAGGGGTAA
- a CDS encoding putative zinc-binding protein: protein MPGNSSRKVYVIPCSGIGKMYGLLGREAALKTVKELRPDKAATMCLALLVYGDNEARKEIAGARCITVDGCPKLCAAKNVEHAGGRVVERVRAVDAFRNHRGVDAGTAAHLTAAGWQIAEELAADLAAKVDRWYDAGEEQ from the coding sequence ATGCCGGGAAATAGCTCCCGCAAAGTTTACGTCATCCCCTGCAGCGGTATCGGCAAGATGTACGGCCTCCTGGGCCGGGAAGCAGCACTGAAGACCGTAAAAGAGCTGCGGCCCGATAAAGCGGCGACCATGTGCCTGGCCCTTCTGGTTTACGGCGACAATGAGGCCAGGAAGGAGATCGCCGGCGCCAGGTGCATTACCGTGGACGGCTGCCCGAAGCTCTGCGCGGCCAAGAATGTCGAGCACGCCGGCGGCCGGGTGGTAGAAAGGGTCCGCGCCGTGGATGCCTTTCGCAACCACCGGGGCGTCGACGCCGGCACCGCCGCCCACCTGACGGCGGCCGGGTGGCAGATCGCCGAGGAACTGGCCGCCGACCTGGCCGCTAAAGTCGACCGCTGGTATGACGCCGGCGAGGAGCAATAA
- the gcvH gene encoding glycine cleavage system protein GcvH — MAAKYVILPCNGLDKEAGCLARELALKMAAATGSEIICPVLYQTAPSRYASLLQEGSLVVIDGCATRCASRIAANNNLKIYRKITMAEEAKKRDYNPGPDWRVGAGAAAFVEDVWRSWQPVFMEAEAGRVPGENAGLFAGPLEYAIHRHDKFIFRVPLAGFYFNENDCWVQVEGNRGRVGISDYLQQNLSDITFVTPPDPGTEVEQFGEMGTIESAKAVYELVSPVTGRVVAVNEAILEAPELINENPYEKGWIAELELTNFEADREFLLDGQRYMEVLKEKVADFNAGK; from the coding sequence GTGGCTGCAAAGTATGTTATCCTGCCCTGCAACGGCCTGGACAAAGAAGCAGGCTGCCTGGCCAGGGAACTGGCCCTGAAAATGGCGGCAGCTACGGGCAGCGAGATCATCTGCCCGGTGCTTTACCAGACGGCGCCGTCCCGTTACGCTTCCCTTCTTCAAGAAGGCAGCCTGGTGGTTATCGACGGCTGCGCCACCCGCTGCGCCAGCCGCATCGCCGCTAACAACAACCTGAAGATTTACCGTAAAATAACCATGGCCGAAGAAGCTAAAAAGAGGGACTATAACCCCGGCCCTGACTGGCGGGTGGGGGCAGGGGCGGCGGCCTTCGTGGAGGATGTCTGGCGGTCCTGGCAGCCAGTTTTCATGGAAGCGGAGGCCGGTCGGGTTCCTGGAGAAAACGCCGGCCTTTTTGCCGGCCCGCTGGAATACGCCATCCATCGCCACGATAAGTTTATCTTCCGGGTACCCCTGGCAGGCTTTTACTTCAACGAGAACGACTGCTGGGTGCAGGTAGAGGGGAATAGGGGCCGCGTAGGCATCAGCGACTACTTGCAGCAAAACCTTTCCGATATTACCTTTGTCACGCCCCCCGATCCGGGTACAGAAGTGGAGCAATTCGGCGAAATGGGTACCATCGAGTCGGCAAAAGCGGTTTATGAACTGGTTTCCCCGGTTACCGGCCGGGTGGTGGCCGTTAATGAAGCTATCCTGGAGGCGCCGGAACTCATCAATGAAAACCCCTATGAAAAGGGCTGGATTGCCGAACTGGAACTGACCAACTTTGAGGCTGACCGCGAATTTTTACTGGACGGGCAGCGCTATATGGAAGTATTAAAGGAAAAGGTGGCTGATTTCAATGCCGGGAAATAG
- a CDS encoding 4Fe-4S dicluster domain-containing protein: protein MAENTFMGVPREKITWAPVIDYSRCNYCLECAKFCPHQVYEVREEEPRLIVANPTNCVVFCRACAKTCGPDAISFPEKSWVLEAIKALRQEEGGK from the coding sequence ATGGCTGAAAACACCTTTATGGGCGTGCCGCGGGAGAAGATCACCTGGGCGCCGGTGATTGATTATAGCCGGTGCAATTACTGCCTGGAGTGTGCTAAATTCTGCCCGCACCAGGTATACGAGGTCCGGGAGGAAGAGCCCCGCCTGATCGTGGCCAATCCCACCAACTGCGTCGTCTTCTGCCGCGCCTGCGCCAAGACCTGCGGGCCGGACGCCATTTCCTTTCCCGAGAAATCCTGGGTCCTGGAGGCAATCAAGGCCCTGCGCCAGGAAGAAGGGGGTAAATAG
- a CDS encoding MFS transporter, whose translation MSIGTLAGETRTYAKNKWILATVAIGAFISTFDGGVINVGLPTIASYFKTNINTVQWVTSVYLLTMSALLLIFGTMADAYGRRRIYNAGYFVITIFTLFCAFTTNIGMLIFFRILQAIGGAMVMANGMAIATENYPPEERGKNLGLLGTIVAVGSLAGPPLGGLVIGWMGWRAVFFLTFLVALAGFLASMVTIPRDRRLKEKLNFDYIGALAVIIAIVIFIYGFSNANVYGWTSPIILISIVLFVASSLFLNLLRAQPRQCYPRFPAL comes from the coding sequence ATGTCCATCGGAACTTTGGCCGGTGAAACCAGGACTTATGCTAAGAACAAGTGGATCCTGGCCACGGTGGCCATCGGCGCCTTTATTTCCACTTTTGACGGCGGCGTGATTAATGTCGGCCTGCCGACCATCGCCAGCTATTTTAAGACTAATATCAATACCGTCCAGTGGGTCACTTCCGTCTACCTGTTGACCATGTCCGCCCTGCTCTTGATCTTCGGCACCATGGCCGACGCTTACGGCCGCCGCCGTATCTATAACGCCGGTTACTTTGTCATCACCATTTTCACCCTCTTTTGCGCCTTTACCACCAATATCGGGATGCTCATCTTTTTCCGGATCTTACAGGCCATAGGTGGAGCGATGGTTATGGCCAATGGTATGGCGATTGCCACCGAAAACTACCCGCCAGAAGAACGCGGTAAAAACCTGGGGTTGTTGGGTACCATCGTGGCCGTCGGCAGCCTGGCCGGGCCGCCCCTGGGGGGCCTGGTAATCGGCTGGATGGGCTGGCGGGCCGTCTTCTTTCTAACATTCCTGGTCGCCCTGGCCGGCTTCCTGGCGTCGATGGTAACCATACCCCGGGACAGGCGTTTAAAAGAAAAATTAAACTTCGACTATATCGGGGCCCTGGCTGTTATTATCGCCATAGTAATCTTTATCTATGGTTTTTCCAATGCCAATGTTTACGGTTGGACCAGCCCGATCATTCTTATTAGCATCGTCCTCTTTGTTGCCAGCAGTTTGTTTCTTAATCTTTTACGAGCGCAGCCGCGCCAATGCTATCCTCGATTTCCAGCTCTTTAA
- a CDS encoding MFS transporter: MLPAVCFLIFYERSRANAILDFQLFNNWTFTSSIIAALVSFITMYSPKVLIPFFYQKILGFTPQKAGFLMMAFPTAMAVTASFSGWLSDKIGYVLLTTSGLVLNGLALVALANISLQTPITLIIIYIAMMGASLFQSPNNSCVMGSVPKNKLGAATGISQLIKNLGMVIGITFSVVIFSSRMAGMSVAYNQAFVKSMGFVYYLAAVLSFAGAAISSRRGK, from the coding sequence TTGTTGCCAGCAGTTTGTTTCTTAATCTTTTACGAGCGCAGCCGCGCCAATGCTATCCTCGATTTCCAGCTCTTTAACAACTGGACCTTTACTTCTTCGATTATAGCCGCCCTGGTGTCTTTCATCACCATGTACTCGCCGAAGGTTTTGATACCCTTTTTCTACCAAAAAATCCTGGGGTTTACCCCCCAAAAAGCCGGTTTCTTAATGATGGCCTTCCCGACGGCCATGGCTGTTACCGCCTCTTTCAGCGGCTGGCTTTCCGATAAAATCGGTTATGTCCTCTTGACCACCAGCGGGCTGGTATTGAACGGCCTGGCCCTGGTGGCCCTGGCCAACATCAGCCTGCAAACGCCGATAACCTTGATTATTATTTATATCGCCATGATGGGCGCCTCCCTGTTCCAATCCCCGAACAATAGCTGCGTGATGGGCAGTGTGCCCAAGAACAAACTCGGCGCCGCCACCGGTATTAGCCAGTTGATCAAGAATCTGGGTATGGTCATCGGTATTACTTTTTCCGTAGTCATCTTTAGCTCGCGCATGGCCGGTATGTCCGTTGCCTACAACCAGGCTTTTGTCAAGAGCATGGGTTTTGTCTATTACCTGGCAGCCGTTTTAAGTTTTGCTGGGGCCGCTATATCTTCCCGGCGTGGTAAATAA
- a CDS encoding PadR family transcriptional regulator: MDYTEREYWNGIIKMCLSKFFILRVLYTQPMHGYEIARTVAQVTRGCCTPTEGTIYPVLREFEEGGYVTSAIEIAGGRERKVYTLTPKGQEAFRVAVEAWREVTSYILQAVKVQESNEQLK; this comes from the coding sequence GTGGATTATACTGAGCGCGAGTACTGGAACGGTATCATCAAGATGTGCCTCTCGAAATTCTTTATCCTGCGGGTCCTCTACACCCAGCCCATGCACGGCTACGAAATAGCCCGTACCGTGGCTCAGGTCACCCGGGGCTGCTGCACGCCCACCGAGGGGACGATCTACCCGGTACTCCGGGAGTTCGAGGAGGGCGGCTACGTCACTTCTGCTATCGAGATAGCCGGGGGCCGGGAGCGCAAGGTATATACCCTGACGCCGAAAGGGCAGGAAGCCTTCCGCGTTGCCGTCGAGGCCTGGCGGGAGGTTACCAGCTACATTTTACAGGCGGTAAAGGTACAGGAAAGTAACGAGCAATTAAAATGA
- a CDS encoding DUF2703 domain-containing protein produces the protein MMAEKKGLLARVLGRQGSSCCSFQIEAIPEGDTSTADNGCCCGVALADNPEGAGGHEAGLSPATGDSQRSLDIEFLYLDLDACTRCRGTGRNLEEALNEVAGILQATGIQVNLRKIHVRTEEQALALGFVSSPTIRINGRDIQLDIRESLCESCGDLCGEDVDCRVWVYQGKEYTEAPKGMIIEAVLKHVYGGGTAAPAVSKPLKELPDNLKRFFAARRKKEEVGTGPNNGPGTPDSCCGISPLAKCCG, from the coding sequence ATGATGGCAGAAAAGAAAGGATTGCTGGCCAGGGTTTTGGGCCGGCAGGGAAGCTCTTGTTGCTCCTTCCAAATCGAGGCGATACCGGAAGGAGACACCTCTACCGCTGATAATGGTTGCTGCTGCGGTGTTGCCTTGGCGGATAACCCTGAAGGAGCAGGAGGGCATGAAGCAGGGTTATCACCCGCAACCGGGGATTCCCAGCGGTCCCTCGACATCGAGTTTCTCTACCTGGACCTCGATGCCTGCACCAGGTGCCGGGGAACGGGGCGCAACCTGGAAGAGGCCCTCAACGAAGTGGCAGGGATTTTGCAAGCCACCGGGATCCAAGTCAACCTGCGCAAGATCCATGTCCGCACGGAAGAACAGGCCCTGGCCCTGGGCTTTGTCAGTTCGCCCACCATTCGCATCAACGGCCGGGACATCCAGCTTGACATTCGGGAAAGCCTGTGCGAATCCTGCGGCGACCTCTGCGGCGAGGATGTGGACTGCCGCGTCTGGGTGTACCAGGGTAAAGAATATACCGAAGCTCCTAAAGGGATGATCATCGAGGCCGTCCTGAAGCACGTTTACGGCGGGGGTACCGCAGCTCCGGCTGTAAGCAAACCATTGAAGGAGCTGCCCGACAATTTAAAGCGCTTCTTTGCGGCCAGGCGCAAAAAAGAAGAGGTTGGAACCGGCCCCAATAACGGCCCGGGCACACCCGATAGTTGTTGCGGTATATCCCCATTAGCAAAATGCTGCGGTTAA
- a CDS encoding molybdopterin-dependent oxidoreductase produces the protein MSYKIKRRDFLKTSALLGGAALLAAEAPSLAGANESGTAGEQGNGEGAYELARAENMIYGVCLQCNTQCTLKGKLSNGVLVKLDGNPYSPVNYYPQLPYNTSPEVAARVDGRLCPKGQAGVQTLYDPYRLVKVLKRNGPRGSNKWQAIPFDQAIKEIVNGGKLFAAIGEDRIVPGFKEVFAAQDPAAFKAMGEDAAKVARKEMSLADFKAKYAANLDLLLDPEHPDLGPKNNQFVFMAGRIEPGRSDWTKRFVLNSFGSVNWFEHTTICEQSHHVAYKWATAQYSDGKWAPGPNHMKPDYRWSRFVIFWGTGAFEANFGPTPMAEQITRSLVEKGLKMAVVDPRFSKTAAHAQWWVPVKPGGDLSLALGMIQWIIANQRYDTKFLTNANRAAAAQDGEKSWTNATWLVKIDEDGQPGPFLRASEAGLADGEKGKDLFVVFRNGQLVAVNPEDKDNPVEGDLFVTAEVNGIKVKSAFTLLQEQAGAKSIEELAAAAGVPAQAISDLAREFTSYGKQAAIDFYRGAVQHTNGYYTAQAIIILNLLIGNVDWRGGLTAGGGSWAAGGGKPGQPFDLGKMHRGKVSPWGIKLTREGAHYDRSTLFKGFPADRPWFPLTSDVYQEIIPAAGAGYPYPIKILWLHMGTPVLAAPGGAAQIKILQDLERVPLFIADDIVIGETSMYADYIFPDITYLERWAFLGATPATTTKATKFRQPVAAPIPEVVRVFGEEMPISAEAAMLAIAEALGLPGYGQDGFGPGWDFKRPEDYYLKAAANLASGDKPGEEVPDADDRELALFKTARRHLPPAVYSEDKWRRAVGADRWRKTVYILNRGGRFEDAAKAVDGSYVGHPFGKLMNLYSEPAATTRDSITGKPFAGVPQWEPISNSDGTPVRDEDYPFQLITFKEIFGGQSRTPGNYWSQIALLPENFILMHRNDGARLGLHDGDRVKLTSRTNPEGKLDLGPAGAEAVQGKVKLIEGIRPGVIAASWHYGHWAYGARDVVIDGQVVKGDPRRGQGLCPNAVMLLDTKMKTTSLTDPIGGSASFYDTRVKVEKV, from the coding sequence ATGAGCTATAAAATCAAACGCAGGGATTTCTTAAAAACCTCGGCCCTGCTGGGCGGGGCGGCCTTACTGGCGGCGGAAGCCCCTTCCCTGGCCGGTGCCAACGAAAGCGGGACAGCCGGTGAGCAGGGAAACGGGGAAGGGGCATACGAACTCGCCCGGGCCGAGAATATGATTTACGGCGTCTGCCTGCAGTGTAACACCCAGTGTACCCTCAAGGGCAAGCTGAGCAACGGCGTCCTGGTCAAGCTGGATGGCAATCCCTATAGCCCGGTCAATTATTACCCCCAGCTGCCCTACAACACCTCGCCGGAGGTTGCGGCCAGAGTTGATGGCCGGCTCTGTCCCAAGGGCCAGGCCGGGGTCCAGACCCTGTACGACCCCTACCGTCTGGTCAAGGTGTTGAAACGCAACGGCCCCCGGGGTTCTAACAAGTGGCAGGCTATACCCTTCGACCAGGCCATTAAAGAGATTGTCAACGGTGGCAAGCTCTTTGCCGCCATTGGCGAGGACCGGATAGTACCGGGCTTTAAAGAGGTTTTTGCCGCTCAAGATCCGGCCGCCTTCAAGGCTATGGGTGAGGACGCCGCCAAGGTGGCCAGGAAGGAGATGTCCCTGGCGGATTTTAAAGCTAAATATGCCGCCAACCTGGATCTCTTGCTTGATCCCGAGCACCCGGACCTGGGCCCGAAAAACAACCAGTTTGTTTTTATGGCCGGGCGCATTGAACCGGGCCGCAGCGACTGGACCAAACGCTTTGTCCTCAACAGCTTTGGTTCGGTTAACTGGTTTGAGCACACCACTATCTGCGAGCAGAGCCACCATGTGGCTTACAAATGGGCCACGGCCCAGTACAGCGATGGCAAGTGGGCGCCAGGACCTAATCACATGAAGCCCGATTACCGCTGGTCGCGCTTTGTCATCTTCTGGGGCACGGGCGCCTTCGAGGCCAACTTCGGCCCCACCCCCATGGCCGAGCAGATTACCCGCTCCCTGGTGGAAAAGGGCTTGAAAATGGCCGTGGTGGACCCGCGTTTCTCCAAGACCGCCGCCCACGCCCAGTGGTGGGTACCGGTCAAACCCGGCGGCGACCTGAGCCTGGCCCTGGGGATGATCCAGTGGATTATTGCCAACCAGCGCTATGATACCAAATTCCTTACTAACGCCAACCGGGCGGCCGCGGCCCAGGACGGGGAAAAATCCTGGACTAATGCCACCTGGCTGGTGAAAATCGATGAGGATGGCCAGCCGGGGCCCTTCCTCCGGGCCAGCGAGGCCGGCCTGGCTGATGGCGAAAAGGGCAAGGACCTTTTCGTGGTATTCCGCAATGGCCAGCTGGTTGCCGTCAACCCCGAGGATAAGGATAATCCGGTTGAAGGCGACCTTTTCGTTACCGCTGAGGTTAATGGTATTAAAGTAAAGTCGGCCTTTACCCTCCTCCAGGAGCAGGCCGGGGCAAAAAGCATCGAGGAACTGGCGGCCGCGGCCGGCGTTCCCGCCCAGGCCATCAGCGACCTGGCCCGGGAATTTACCAGTTACGGCAAGCAGGCAGCCATTGATTTCTACCGCGGCGCCGTCCAGCATACCAACGGCTATTACACCGCCCAGGCCATTATTATTCTCAATTTGCTCATTGGCAACGTGGACTGGCGCGGCGGCCTGACGGCCGGGGGTGGTTCCTGGGCCGCCGGGGGCGGCAAGCCGGGCCAGCCCTTTGATCTCGGCAAGATGCACCGGGGTAAGGTTTCCCCCTGGGGGATCAAGCTCACCCGTGAAGGCGCTCACTACGATCGCAGTACCCTGTTTAAGGGCTTCCCGGCAGATAGGCCCTGGTTTCCCCTGACCTCCGATGTCTACCAGGAGATTATCCCGGCCGCCGGGGCCGGATATCCTTATCCTATTAAAATCCTTTGGTTGCACATGGGTACCCCTGTCCTGGCGGCGCCGGGGGGAGCCGCGCAGATTAAAATCCTGCAGGACCTGGAGCGGGTGCCCCTGTTCATTGCCGACGACATCGTCATCGGCGAGACCTCTATGTATGCTGACTATATCTTCCCGGATATCACCTACCTGGAACGATGGGCCTTCCTGGGGGCAACGCCGGCAACAACGACTAAAGCGACCAAATTCCGGCAGCCCGTGGCCGCCCCGATCCCGGAGGTCGTCAGGGTTTTTGGTGAGGAGATGCCTATCTCCGCCGAGGCCGCCATGCTGGCCATCGCCGAGGCCCTGGGCCTGCCCGGTTACGGCCAGGACGGCTTCGGACCGGGCTGGGATTTTAAACGACCTGAGGATTACTATCTAAAAGCTGCGGCCAACCTGGCCTCTGGTGACAAGCCTGGGGAAGAAGTGCCCGATGCTGATGACCGCGAACTCGCCCTGTTCAAAACGGCGCGGCGCCATTTACCGCCGGCCGTATATAGTGAAGATAAATGGCGCCGGGCTGTGGGTGCTGACCGCTGGCGCAAGACGGTCTATATACTAAATCGGGGCGGACGCTTTGAAGATGCCGCCAAAGCAGTTGACGGCAGCTATGTCGGCCATCCCTTTGGTAAGCTGATGAATCTTTATAGCGAACCCGCGGCCACCACCCGTGATAGTATTACCGGTAAACCCTTTGCCGGAGTGCCACAGTGGGAACCTATCAGCAACAGCGACGGGACCCCGGTCCGGGATGAGGACTACCCCTTCCAGTTGATAACCTTCAAGGAAATCTTCGGCGGCCAATCCCGGACCCCCGGCAACTACTGGTCCCAAATAGCCCTCCTGCCGGAGAATTTCATCCTTATGCACCGCAACGACGGCGCCCGCCTGGGGCTGCATGACGGTGACCGGGTCAAGCTCACCTCCCGGACTAACCCTGAAGGTAAATTGGACCTGGGCCCCGCCGGCGCCGAGGCGGTACAGGGCAAGGTTAAACTCATCGAGGGTATCAGGCCCGGGGTCATTGCCGCCTCCTGGCACTACGGCCACTGGGCCTACGGCGCCCGGGACGTCGTTATCGACGGCCAGGTTGTTAAAGGCGATCCCCGGCGGGGCCAGGGCCTCTGCCCCAATGCCGTGATGCTCCTCGACACAAAGATGAAGACCACTTCCCTCACTGACCCCATCGGCGGCAGCGCCTCCTTCTACGACACCAGGGTGAAAGTGGAGAAAGTCTAA
- the nrfD gene encoding NrfD/PsrC family molybdoenzyme membrane anchor subunit, whose translation MKKLSWLITIAALLVGAAGVYQHLALGAKAAGYSSAVPWGLGVATYMLASGLSAGVYLLSNLPVIFGIKELEPARRPGLLLALAAIGLDLGHLGRAWEVFFTPNFHSPMAWMVWLYGIYLVILIGQLYYEARGKAAPGTAPGGSPGVRQPSRSLAMVGVLVAAAFSGGLGALLGVVQARPYWSNPLLPVMFLVAALASGSALLTFVVAVANSGRQEAETGRAINILAKIVLGLLVFYLLFELAEMLLGSYYLSPAHALPYQQILLGPNWWIFWGVHLVVGALLPVLLLVRGQVTTRSAGWAGLLITIGFLGVRYNIVVPGLLVPLFPELPAAYSEPGLAYTYVPTWSEWLAVLFVLALGILIFKLGMEYLPFNRHPDQQEVITNRYQEVGTSLPQ comes from the coding sequence ATGAAAAAGCTTAGCTGGTTAATTACCATAGCAGCCTTACTGGTCGGGGCGGCCGGGGTCTATCAGCACCTGGCTTTGGGCGCTAAAGCAGCGGGTTATTCCAGCGCCGTTCCCTGGGGCCTGGGAGTGGCTACCTACATGCTCGCCAGCGGTTTATCCGCCGGAGTCTACCTGTTGAGTAACCTGCCGGTCATCTTCGGTATAAAGGAGCTGGAACCCGCCCGGCGACCGGGCCTCCTGCTGGCCCTGGCGGCCATTGGCCTGGATTTGGGGCACCTGGGGCGGGCCTGGGAAGTCTTCTTTACCCCTAACTTCCACTCCCCCATGGCCTGGATGGTCTGGCTGTATGGCATCTATTTGGTCATCCTTATAGGGCAACTCTATTATGAAGCGCGTGGGAAAGCAGCGCCTGGAACAGCGCCGGGAGGAAGCCCGGGGGTCAGGCAACCGTCGCGCTCCCTGGCTATGGTGGGAGTGCTGGTGGCAGCGGCCTTTAGCGGCGGCCTGGGCGCCCTCCTGGGTGTGGTCCAGGCGCGGCCCTACTGGAGCAACCCCCTCTTACCGGTTATGTTTTTAGTAGCGGCCCTGGCTTCCGGCTCCGCACTGCTCACCTTTGTGGTAGCGGTGGCGAATTCCGGCCGGCAGGAGGCGGAAACCGGCCGGGCCATCAATATCCTGGCCAAGATTGTTCTCGGCCTCCTGGTTTTCTACCTGCTCTTTGAACTGGCGGAAATGCTGCTGGGTAGCTACTACCTCTCCCCCGCCCATGCCCTGCCATACCAGCAAATACTGCTCGGTCCCAACTGGTGGATCTTCTGGGGGGTGCATCTGGTGGTGGGAGCCTTGCTCCCGGTGCTGTTACTGGTGCGGGGCCAGGTTACCACCAGGAGCGCCGGTTGGGCCGGCTTATTGATCACCATCGGTTTCCTGGGGGTACGCTACAACATCGTCGTGCCGGGCCTCCTGGTGCCCCTCTTCCCGGAGCTGCCGGCCGCCTACAGCGAGCCCGGGCTGGCTTACACCTATGTACCGACCTGGAGCGAGTGGCTGGCGGTACTCTTTGTCCTGGCCCTGGGCATCCTTATTTTTAAACTGGGAATGGAGTATCTACCCTTCAACCGGCATCCGGATCAACAGGAGGTCATAACAAATCGTTATCAGGAAGTAGGTACCAGTTTACCCCAATAA